In Deefgea piscis, the DNA window CCGAAGCCGGTGTGCAATTAAGCACTTGGCATTACGGTGGCGATGAAGCGAAAAACATTATGCTTGGTGGTGGTTATGCCAGCGCAGCCGAGGCTAAACCGGGCCAAGGCATTATTGATAAAAAAGCACAAAATTTCCCTTATGAGAAATCACCTGCTTGCCAAGCTTTGGTTAAAAACGGCACTGTCGGCTCATTTGATGAATTAACCACTTGGTTTGGTAAAGAGATTAATAAAGAGCTCGTGCCACACAAAATTAGTTCATTCCAAAGCTGGCAAGATGGTTTGTCGCATTTAAAGAGTGCCAGCGAAATGACGGTTAAACCAACCGTTAACGTTTGGGATACTTTATTCTGGGGCGGCACTGAGGTTGTTTCTAAATTTAATCAAAAAGGATTTGATATTGTTTTATCCAATCCAGATTATTTATACCTCGATATGCCCAATGAAATCGATCCTGCAGAACGTGGCTATTACTGGGCGGCGCGGGCGAACCCATTGAAAAAGATTTTCTCTTTTGCGCCGGGTAATTTAGCGCAAAACGCTGAAACCAGCGTCGATCGCGATGGCAAGGCAATGAGCATTACCTCACCCGCCACAGCACCAAGCATTAAAGGGATCTCGGGTCATTTATGGTCAGAAACGCAAAGAACCGATGCGCAAGCTGAATACATGATTTATCCAAGAATTTTTGCGATTGCCGAACGGGCGTGGAATAAACCAAGCTGGGAAAACTTTACCGCCAACACGGTTTATTCGAGCGAAAGCAAACATGTGGATCAACAAGCACTCGACAATGATTACAATCGTTTTGTGAATGCCGTTGGCGCACGTGGCTTAGAAAAACTCGATGCGCATCACATTCAATATCGTTTGCCAAAAGTCGGCGCTAAAATCGTGAATGGCGTGTTAAATGCCAATACTGAAATTCCAAATGTACAAATTCAGTATTCAACCGATGGCAAACAATGGCTGGTTTACGATGCTAATAAAAAACCAGCGGTCGCTGGCAGCGTTTGGGTTAGAACCAGCAACGCTGACCAGAAAAACCCACGTTTTGGTCAAGTGTCTAAAGTGCAATAAACCGCAGTCAAAACCAAACGCCAGCAAGTAAACTACGCCCCAAAAATTGGACACCCGTCCATCTTTTTGGGGCGTTTTTATGTCCAATTCAACGCTGCAAATGCAGCACCTTTAGCAATGAACCATCACGACGATTCAGTGGCGAGAATATCTTCCAGTAAAGTTAATGCTTTGGCAAAATCGCTGTTCTCAATTGCATGCTGAATGACGGTAAAGTTTGCACCCAAGCCGCTACGCAGCGCGGCGTCAAACGTCAAAATGTAATCGGTGGCGCTGGCATCGTAGGTTTGCAGTAATTCCAGCAAATTTTGGTAAACCAACAACATTTCCTCAGCAGGCAGCGCGACAAAATGACTCGCTGCAGTGGGGCTATCTGCGCCAACGAGCTGCTGCAGTTGCAACAACAAGGATTTCAGTACCACTGCGGTCGCAGTAATTTCTTCGTCGATTCGCGCTCGGGGCAGCGTTAAGCGAATCGCCATTTCTAGCTGTTCTGCAATGGCCTGAACCCCTTCCGCACTAATATTGGCGGCAGCACCTTTCAGTGTGTGCGCCATACGCTCGGCCGATTTGACGTCCCCCAGATCCAGCGCCGAACGAATTAAATCAGGAATATCGGCCTGCGATTGAATGAAGGTTTTAAGCAGAGTGCGATACAGCTGCGTATTTTGGTTCACTCTGCGCAAACCCGACTTGATGTTCAATCCTTCTATTCGTGCGGGCAGCGCCAGATCTAGCATAGAATCCTGAGTTAGCGCGGCGAACGGAGCACTAAATAATTGCTCGGGTCCCTTTTCGGGTAGCCAGCGCAGCAGCGTTGACCACAATGTCTCCGGTTCGATTGGTTTACCGACAAAATCGACCATACCAGCCGCCAAGCATCGCTCACTATCACCTTGCATCGTATTGGCGGTCATCGCCACAATCGGAATATGGCACCAGTTTGAATTTTGTCGAATATGTTGTGTGGTTTCGATGCCATCCATAACCGGCATTTGCATGTCCATCAAAATCAAGGCATACGGGGATTCTGGCGCGCAAGCCTGCAATTTCTCAATCGCAATGCCACCATGCTCAGCAACGTCAATGACAAAACCTGCAGTGCGCAATAACTCAGTGGCAACCATCTGATTCAGTTCGTTATCTTCCACCAACAACAAGCGGGTGCCTTTATGGCGGCTGAGTTCGGCAAGAATATTGCTATATCGATTTGCACTAGGTATAACTCTACAGGCATTTAATTCAGACTGCTGCATGGCAATACCTATGCTCGCAGTAAACCAGAAGCAAGAGCCCTTCCCTTCTGTACTTTCCACTCCGACGCTTCCGCCCATGAGTTCAGCCAAACTTTTTGAAATCGCCAAACCCAGACCGGTTCCGCCGTATTTACGTGTAGTCGATGCATCGGCCTGACTAAAGCTGCAAAACAGCCGTCCTATCTGTTCGGCGCTCAATCCAATACCGGTATCCTGAACTTCAAAGTACAGTTTGGCGGTACTTTCCTTGCGTTCCAGAAGTTTCACTTTCACAGAGACCGATCCGGCATGGGTGAATTTGATCGCATTATTGACGTAATTGATTAAAATTTGCGCTAGACGTAATGGATCACCAATCAGTGATTGCGGTAGCTCGGGAGAGAGTTCACAGCTGATCGCCAAGCCTTTCTCCTTGGCTTTATCTCGGGTCACCACCAGCATATCGTCCAGCAACTTGCCAAGCTCAAAATGGATCGACTCAATCGCTAAATGCCCCGCCTCAATCTTGGAAAAATCCAAAATATCATTTAACAGCCCTAATAAATGGTGGCTTGAGCTTTGGATTTTATGCAGATAATCCTGCTGCTGCGCATCAAGCTCGGTGCGTAGCGCCAAAAAGGTGAGACCAATAATCGCGTTCATCGGCGTACGAATTTCGTGGCTCATATTGGCCAAAAAATTACTTTTCATCCGATTGGCTTCATCAGCAGCCGCCTCGGCACGTTTGCGCTCAGTGTTTTCATTGAGCAATGCCCGACGCACTCGTGACAGCTTGATGTGGGTGGTGACACGCGCCAACAGCACTTCGGCCAGAAACGGCTTGCTAACAAAATCAACCCCGCCACTCTGGTAGGCTTTAACGATGTCTGCGCCTTCCGAAATCGAACTCAGAAAAATGACCGGAATATCGTGCGTCACGGGATCTTTTTTGAGCTGCTGGCAAGTTTCGTAACCATCCATTCCCGGCATATTGATGTCGAGCAAAATTAAATCTGGCAGGCTGACCTGCACCGATTTCAAAGCCATTTCACCATTGTTAGCCAGCCGGAAACGCACGCCTTTTTCTGACAGAATAGAGCGCAGCAATTTCAAGTTATTGGGGTTATCGTCGACGGCCAGAATCTGCACATCAATTAAAGACTCATTACCCCAATCGCTAACCAAGGTTTGATCGTTCATTCCACAACCAGCGGTTTGAGTTGTAGCCGAGCAAACAACTCAAGCCGTTCCAGATTCAGCTCGTCAAGCTGCGTTTGCAAGGCCATCGCCAAATCCTGATCGGTCGCTGCCAAGGTCTGAATCATCGTTTGCACCTGATCAGTCTCGCCGCTCAGGGTGGCAGCGTGAAAGGCTTTACGCCACGGTATTTCCATATAGGACAGATTGGCACTGTCGAGCAACTCTTCGTCGGACATCGTATCGCCATCGCTGAGAATTTCATCACTGTAGATGTATTTGATACCCAATAAGCGCTGCATTGTCGACAGCAGCAGCGATTCGCGTATTGGTTTAAACAGCACATCGTCCACGCCACTATCCAGAATATTGGCACGCTCTTCGGCCAGCACGCTGGCGGTCATGCAGACAATTTTTACTTTGTCGCCGCCTGGAAGCTGCCGAATTGCGCGGGTGGCTTCATCACCATTCATGCCGGGCATCACGAGATCGGTCCAGATAAAATCGGGCTGAAAACTACTAAATAACGCAATGGCTTCCTGACCGCAATCAGCGCTGCGTACATCAAAACCGATGGCGCCGAGCAGGTTTTCAATCACCGAGCGAATCAAAAATACATCGTCAACGATCAATACTTTAACGCGCGGCTGATCAGGTGCTAGCCCGATCACTTCGCGCAGACTTTCCTGCATGGCCTCTGACTGAACAACCTGCACTTGAATATTAAAACCGAAAGAGCTGCCCGCGCCGGGGGTCGAGCGCACAGTCATCGTTCCTCCCATCAGCTCCACAAATTTTTGGCTCAGCACCAGCCCCAAACCCGTGCCTTCTTGCGACTGTCGTCCTGCCTGACCTTGCTGAAACGGAGTGAATAATTTGTCCATCTCTTCAGCGCTCATGCCAGGGCCCGTATCGCTCACTTCTACAAATACGCTGCCAAAATCGGGCGTTGCCCCGGCAGTAAAGCCGGCGAGCAGCCGCACTTCGCCCTGCGTCGTAAATTTAATGGCATTACTCAGTAGATTTAGCAAAATCTGACGGAATTTAAGTTCGTCGGTTCGGATAAAATCAGGTAAGTCGCTGGCAAATTCTTTGATAAATTGCAGGTCTTTCTTTTCGGCGCGCATGCCAATCATTGACGACACGGTTTTTAAAAAGATCGGCAGGTTGAGATCGTTTTCCAGCAGTTCCATCCGGCCCGACTCAACCTTGGCCATGTCCAGCACTTCATTGATCAGCGACAGCAGATGACTACCACTGTGGTTGATGATGTTGACGTATTCCTTGTTGACTTTGGATAGGCTATGGTCGTGCTTCATGACCTCGGCAAAACCGATTACGGCATTGAGCGGCGTGCGTAATTCGTGGCTCATATTGGCCAAAAAACTACTTTTGGCACGCTCGGCGGCTTCGGCGGCTTCTTTTGCTTGACGCAAAGTTTCAGAGGCCAGGCGCTCGGCCGTCACATCCCAGTTAGTGCCTAAGATCCGCGTAACACAACCCGCTTGATCTTTAAAAGCCTGCGCTAATCCTTTTAAATAACGAGGTGAGCCGCTAATGGTCGACACGCGAAATTCCTGCTCAAATGGCGTACCTTCGTTCACCGTTGCTTCCCAAGCGCTTTGCACCCGCGCTCTATCCTGCGGCACGATGAGCTCCAGCCATTCGGCTGGGGAATAAGCAAAACGATTGGGGCGCTGTTCATACAGATTGTGCATCTGCTCATCCCAATCAAAACGCTGGCTCGCTAGCTCCAGCCCCCATACACCGACATTACCAGCACGGACGGCCAACTTGGTGCGCTCCTGCGCCAGCAGAATCTGATGGTTCAAATCATCAATACGCCGAGCACCAAGACGGATTTCCATTTGGTCCATCACCAATTGCCCCAGACAAGCCAAATCTTCTAATTCAGCTTCGGTGACTTCGCGCGGCTGAGTGCCCAAACAGCACAACATGCCAAGGTTGTAATTGTCGTGCGTTTTTAACGGTACGCCGACGTAAAAACGCAGGCCAAACTCCCCCGCCACCAGCGGGTTACTCAACGAGCGGGGATCTTTGATTGCATTCGTCAAAACATAAGGCGTGTCGCCCAGAATCCCAGAAGCGCATAGACCAGGGTCGCGATCGATTTGCGGTACATCAACACCATAGTGCGATTTAAACCAAATCCGATCCGTATCAACCAAGCTCACAATCGCAATCGGCACGCCAAATAGTTTGGCCGCCAATTTAGTCACACTATCAAACGTGCCATCGGGCGGCGTATCCAGAATATCGTAGCGACGCAGTGCTGCAATACGCTGGGTTTCATTGGCGGGAATGATGGCTGGATCGACGAGCATGGAAGTCTCCTAATGGCCTGCCCCAACCCAGTGCCATTCGTGGCTAGCGGGAGCCTAGTCGTCGTGCAGCTAACACTCGTCCTGCACGAAGATGTGGCGATTGGGGAAATAAATAGACAATCAATTGCTAATTGCGCTGAGAAAGCAATGCCATTTGCATACAGAGCGGCGGCGCTTTCACTTTTACAATCTAGTACATACACGCAGAGATTGGTAAGAAAGCTTGCAGATATTTCCGATTTAAGATTACAAATAAAACAGGAAAACAGAAAGAAATAACCAATGAAAAGTAAGCAAACGCCTGATGGGCAATAGCAAAGCGGCATAGCTTGAGAAAACAGTCCATCTATGATGGATAGACATAGCGGCTGCACCGCAATGGGTATTGTGGTGCAGCACACTACTTTAAAGCCCTAGAAGGCAATACCTAGAATATTACAGATTCAACACCACACTTATATCAAGCGTTTGGCTATTGCCGCCAGAGCGGCTGGGCGATTACCAAATGCGGCATACGTCGCAGCCGCTGCGGGTGCTAAGTCCATGTCATACGGCAAACGACCGGCAATCAACCACAGCTTTTCTGCTGGCAAACTCGCGACTAAATCGCGCTGCCCGATTGATAAGCACGCATTATATGTTTGCAACACCACTTGCTCAGCATCGGCCAGCATGGCCAACACTGCAGCTTGCTCTGCCTGCGTAGCTTGCGGCGAAATAATGACTTCCTTTACTGCCATCCCTGCTGCCAATAACAACGGTAGCAAAGTGCCGCGTGCCGCTTGGGATTGCCCCAAAGCGACTTCGTCGATTTCGGTGCGAGTTTGAATCTCAACGGTAATCAATAATGTCGATTTCGCGGCATCCAACGCTCGCCCCTCACCCAACACGGCCTGCTGCTGAATCTTCGCCGCCAGCTCAAGCGATTGAGCACTACGCAGCGAATGAATCGACGCGCTTTGCCACTGTTGTACTGCTGCAGTCTGCTTAAGCCGCGCAATTCGCGCCAATGATTGCTCAAGTCTTTTCACTGAAAGACTGCCGTTTTGCACATCGGCTTGCAAGGCTTGCACCGTTGCACGCTGCCAAGCCACGGTATGCGACACCAGCACAATATCAGCGCCTGCATGAATCGCCTGCACTGCGCCCGCCACCGTGCCAACACCGGCGGCAATCGCGCCCATTTCAAGGCAATCGGTAAATACCACACCGTCAAAGCCCATTTCATCGCGCAGCAAACCCGTCAACACCGCGTGCGACAAGGTTGCTGGTGTATTGGGATCGGGTTCAAACGCAGGGAAAACCACGTGCGCGGTCATAATCGCATCGACGCCAGCGGCAATCGCCGCGCGAAATGGCGCGAGCTCAACCTCAAACAAACGCGCTTGATCCTGCGCGACCAACGGCAAGCCGTAATGCGAATCGGCAGCGGTATCGCCGTGCCCCGGGAAATGCTTGGCCGTTGCCGCAACGCCCGCAGCCTGAATGCCGCGCATCGCCGCCAAACCATATTCATTGACTGTGGCCACGTTTTCACCAAACGAGCGCACGCCAATCACTGGATTTTGGCGGTTATTATTAATATCCAAATCAGGGGCAAAATTAATATTGATGCCCATCTGCCGCAATTCATCGGCGCCAATCTGATGCAAGGCGGCGCAATCGGCAGCGCTACCACCAATCGGGTACGCCATAGCAGATGGCAGCGGCGTAACGCCATTTTCAATCCGCATCACCATGCCGCCCTCTTGGTCAATCCCAATCAACAGCGGAATTGCCGAGACTTCGGCGTTAATCTCTTGCAGTCGACGACATAGCGCAGCGACTTGTGCCGGCGATTCAATATTGCGGCGAAACAAAATCACGCCGCCAATGCGCTGCTGGCGAATCAGACTTTCAATCTCTTGATTCACCACCAAACCATCAAAACCCACCATCAGCAATTGGCCGATTTGTTCCTGTAATGGAATCGGCGAAACAGCACTAGACATCAAAATATCCTTTGGCAATCGGCCCATGGCGATTGTTTAATCTGCAAAAAAAAAGGCCAAGATGGGCTTGGCCTTTTGACACTCAGTTAGCAAATCATTGCAAGTTTAAGCCACTAAACGGCGCAGCACTTCCTCACGGCCAAGCAGCGCTAATACCGCGTCCACCGATGGCGTATTGGTGATGCCGCAGACTTTGGCGCGAATTGGCATGCCTACTTGCGGCATTTTTACGCCTTGTTGCTTCACAAACTCTTTAATCAACGCGCCCAAACTTGCCGCGTCCCATGTTGCCAACGATGCCGCTGCCTCAGCAAATAGCTTCAAGCGTTCTTCATCGGTCGGCGTCAGATGTTTATCGGCGATTTCTTGTGTTGGCGTTAAAGCACGATAGAAATATTCAGCTTGATCGGCCATTTCAACTAAGGTTTGGCAACGATCTTTCAGCAAGGCGCACACGTCAGCGAGCGCTGGGCCGCCTTCCGTTGACACACCTTTATCGGCCAAAAAGCCAGCAACGCGCGCCGCGAGTTGCGCTGGATCGGCCGCTTTGATGTATTGGGCATTGGTCCACAGCAATTTATCGCGGTCCATCCGGCTTGGGCTGCCGCTGACGTCTTTTAAATCGAACCATTCAATAAATTGCGTTAACGAGAAAATCTCATCGTCGCCATGGCCCCAACCCAAGCGTGCCAAATAATTGAGCAGCGCTTCAGGCAAAATACCTTGCTTATCGTAATCAACCACCGACACCGCATCGCGGCGCTTCGACAATTTAACGCCTTGATCGTTATGAATCATTGGTAAATGGGCAAACAAAGGTACCGTTGCATCTAGCGCTTGGTAAATCACAATTTGCCGTGGGGTGTTGTTCACATGGTCGTCACCGCGAATAACGTGGGTAATTTGCATATCCCAATCGTCAACCACCACGCAGAAGTTATACGTTGGCGTGCCATCCGGGCGCGCCAAGATCAAATCATCCAGTTCATCATGGCTGATTTCGATGCGACCTTTCACTTGGTCGTACCACACCACCGAGCCGCCCATTGGGGTTTTAAAACGCACGACTGGGGTGATATCGCTCGGAATCGCTGGCAAGGTTTTGCCAGTTTCTGGTCGCCAAGCACGGTTGTAACGTGGTTTTTCACCCCGGCTTTCGGCTTCTGCACGTTGCGCTTCGAGCTCTTCTTTACTGCAATAGCAGTAATAAGCATGGCCTGAATCGAGTAAATGCTGGATCACGGTTTTGTAGCGATCCATTCTTTGCATTTGGTAAAACGGGCCTTCGTCGTAGTCCAAACCCACCCAATGCATGCCATCCATAATGGCGGCAACCGATTCTGGCGTTGAGCGCTCTAGATCGGTGTCTTCAATCCGCAAAACAAATTGGCCACCGTGTTTTTTGGCAAAAGCCCAAGAAAACAGCGCAGTGCGAACACCGCCAATGTGTAAGAGGCCAGTTGGAGAAGGGGCAAAACGAGTGCGAACTTTCATGGGCGCAGATCCGGCGAAAAGCAAAGATACTATTGTACCGGAAATGCGCAGCAATACAGCCCCAAAGCCATCTTTCAAAAGCTATACGGCGGGCTGAATTTTTTGGAAATTAATGCGGCAAACAGCAACAAATTACAAGGCGGCAACTTGGCGCGGTTTAGCCTGACTGAGCTTGCTATTGATGTCTAAGGTCAGATTACCCGGATTGTCGACCATCACCGTAGTCGAGAATTCTGGCGCAGTGATTTTGCTCGGCTGCTCAAAACGCACCAAAATATCGTAATAGGTTTTCAGTCTTTCAACATAAATCACCGGTGCACCGCCGCGCGCATAACCGTATTTTAAGGTACTAAAATGCTCGGCTTTACGCAGCAAAGGTAAAACGCCTTTTAGATCAGTCCAGCTATCTGGATTTTTATCTAAACGCTGCGCCAAGGTGCGCGCATCCTCAACATGGCCCAAGCCAATATTATACGCGGCCAAAGCTTGCCAAGTGCGATCCGGCTCTGGCACACGCTCAGGAATGCCTTTACGCATCAG includes these proteins:
- a CDS encoding response regulator, which gives rise to MNDQTLVSDWGNESLIDVQILAVDDNPNNLKLLRSILSEKGVRFRLANNGEMALKSVQVSLPDLILLDINMPGMDGYETCQQLKKDPVTHDIPVIFLSSISEGADIVKAYQSGGVDFVSKPFLAEVLLARVTTHIKLSRVRRALLNENTERKRAEAAADEANRMKSNFLANMSHEIRTPMNAIIGLTFLALRTELDAQQQDYLHKIQSSSHHLLGLLNDILDFSKIEAGHLAIESIHFELGKLLDDMLVVTRDKAKEKGLAISCELSPELPQSLIGDPLRLAQILINYVNNAIKFTHAGSVSVKVKLLERKESTAKLYFEVQDTGIGLSAEQIGRLFCSFSQADASTTRKYGGTGLGLAISKSLAELMGGSVGVESTEGKGSCFWFTASIGIAMQQSELNACRVIPSANRYSNILAELSRHKGTRLLLVEDNELNQMVATELLRTAGFVIDVAEHGGIAIEKLQACAPESPYALILMDMQMPVMDGIETTQHIRQNSNWCHIPIVAMTANTMQGDSERCLAAGMVDFVGKPIEPETLWSTLLRWLPEKGPEQLFSAPFAALTQDSMLDLALPARIEGLNIKSGLRRVNQNTQLYRTLLKTFIQSQADIPDLIRSALDLGDVKSAERMAHTLKGAAANISAEGVQAIAEQLEMAIRLTLPRARIDEEITATAVVLKSLLLQLQQLVGADSPTAASHFVALPAEEMLLVYQNLLELLQTYDASATDYILTFDAALRSGLGANFTVIQHAIENSDFAKALTLLEDILATESS
- a CDS encoding ATP-binding protein, whose product is MLVDPAIIPANETQRIAALRRYDILDTPPDGTFDSVTKLAAKLFGVPIAIVSLVDTDRIWFKSHYGVDVPQIDRDPGLCASGILGDTPYVLTNAIKDPRSLSNPLVAGEFGLRFYVGVPLKTHDNYNLGMLCCLGTQPREVTEAELEDLACLGQLVMDQMEIRLGARRIDDLNHQILLAQERTKLAVRAGNVGVWGLELASQRFDWDEQMHNLYEQRPNRFAYSPAEWLELIVPQDRARVQSAWEATVNEGTPFEQEFRVSTISGSPRYLKGLAQAFKDQAGCVTRILGTNWDVTAERLASETLRQAKEAAEAAERAKSSFLANMSHELRTPLNAVIGFAEVMKHDHSLSKVNKEYVNIINHSGSHLLSLINEVLDMAKVESGRMELLENDLNLPIFLKTVSSMIGMRAEKKDLQFIKEFASDLPDFIRTDELKFRQILLNLLSNAIKFTTQGEVRLLAGFTAGATPDFGSVFVEVSDTGPGMSAEEMDKLFTPFQQGQAGRQSQEGTGLGLVLSQKFVELMGGTMTVRSTPGAGSSFGFNIQVQVVQSEAMQESLREVIGLAPDQPRVKVLIVDDVFLIRSVIENLLGAIGFDVRSADCGQEAIALFSSFQPDFIWTDLVMPGMNGDEATRAIRQLPGGDKVKIVCMTASVLAEERANILDSGVDDVLFKPIRESLLLSTMQRLLGIKYIYSDEILSDGDTMSDEELLDSANLSYMEIPWRKAFHAATLSGETDQVQTMIQTLAATDQDLAMALQTQLDELNLERLELFARLQLKPLVVE
- the nagZ gene encoding beta-N-acetylhexosaminidase, producing the protein MSSAVSPIPLQEQIGQLLMVGFDGLVVNQEIESLIRQQRIGGVILFRRNIESPAQVAALCRRLQEINAEVSAIPLLIGIDQEGGMVMRIENGVTPLPSAMAYPIGGSAADCAALHQIGADELRQMGININFAPDLDINNNRQNPVIGVRSFGENVATVNEYGLAAMRGIQAAGVAATAKHFPGHGDTAADSHYGLPLVAQDQARLFEVELAPFRAAIAAGVDAIMTAHVVFPAFEPDPNTPATLSHAVLTGLLRDEMGFDGVVFTDCLEMGAIAAGVGTVAGAVQAIHAGADIVLVSHTVAWQRATVQALQADVQNGSLSVKRLEQSLARIARLKQTAAVQQWQSASIHSLRSAQSLELAAKIQQQAVLGEGRALDAAKSTLLITVEIQTRTEIDEVALGQSQAARGTLLPLLLAAGMAVKEVIISPQATQAEQAAVLAMLADAEQVVLQTYNACLSIGQRDLVASLPAEKLWLIAGRLPYDMDLAPAAAATYAAFGNRPAALAAIAKRLI
- the gltX gene encoding glutamate--tRNA ligase, yielding MKVRTRFAPSPTGLLHIGGVRTALFSWAFAKKHGGQFVLRIEDTDLERSTPESVAAIMDGMHWVGLDYDEGPFYQMQRMDRYKTVIQHLLDSGHAYYCYCSKEELEAQRAEAESRGEKPRYNRAWRPETGKTLPAIPSDITPVVRFKTPMGGSVVWYDQVKGRIEISHDELDDLILARPDGTPTYNFCVVVDDWDMQITHVIRGDDHVNNTPRQIVIYQALDATVPLFAHLPMIHNDQGVKLSKRRDAVSVVDYDKQGILPEALLNYLARLGWGHGDDEIFSLTQFIEWFDLKDVSGSPSRMDRDKLLWTNAQYIKAADPAQLAARVAGFLADKGVSTEGGPALADVCALLKDRCQTLVEMADQAEYFYRALTPTQEIADKHLTPTDEERLKLFAEAAASLATWDAASLGALIKEFVKQQGVKMPQVGMPIRAKVCGITNTPSVDAVLALLGREEVLRRLVA